Proteins from a genomic interval of Chelonoidis abingdonii isolate Lonesome George chromosome 7, CheloAbing_2.0, whole genome shotgun sequence:
- the PDE4B gene encoding 3',5'-cyclic-AMP phosphodiesterase 4B isoform X3 encodes MPEANYLLSVSWGYIKFKRMLNRELTHLSEMSRSGNQVSEYISNTFLDKQNDVEIPSPTQKDREKKKKQQLMTQISGVKKLMHSSSLNNTSISRFGVKTEKEDHLAKELEDLNKWGLNIFNVARYSHGRPLTCIMYAIFQERDLLKTFKISSDTFVTYMMTLEDHYHSDVAYHNSLHAADVAQSTHVLLSTPALDAVFTDLEILAAIFAAAIHDVDHPGVSNQFLINTNSELALMYNDESVLENHHLAVGFKLLQEEHCDIFQNLSKKQRQTLRKMVIDMVLATDMSKHMSLLADLKTMVETKKVTSSGVLLLDNYTDRIQVLRNMVHCADLSNPTKSLELYRQWTDRIMEEFFQQGDKERERGMEISPMCDKHTASVEKSQVGFIDYIVHPLWETWADLVQPDAQDILDTLEDNRNWYQSMIPQSPSPPLDEQNRDCQGLMEKFQFELTLEEEDSDGPEKESESISYFSNTKTLCVIDPGKRESQEEANIEIVTEDMSPVDT; translated from the exons ACAAACAAAATGATGTGGAGATTCCCTCTCCCacacagaaagacagagagaagaagaaaaaacagcagCTCATGACACAGATCAGTGGAGTGAAAAAATTAATGCATAGTTCAAGCTTAAACAATACCAGCATTTCCCGGTTTGGTgtgaaaacagaaaaggaagaccATTTGGCCAAG GAGTTGGAGGATCTAAATAAATGGGGTCTTAACATATTTAACGTTGCAAGATATTCACACGGCAGGCCTCTCACCTGTATTATGTATGCCATATTTCAG GAGAGAGATCtactaaaaacattcaaaatctCATCTGACACCTTTGTAACTTACATGATGACTTTGGAAGACCACTACCATTCTGATGTAGCCTACCATAACAGCCTACATGCTGCTGATGTTGCCCAGTCAACACACGTTCTTCTTTCTACACCTGCATTAGAT GCTGTCTTCACAGATTTGGAAATCCTTGCAGCAATTTTTGCAGCTGCAATTCATGATGTGGATCACCCTGGTGTCTCCAATCAATTTCTTATTAATACAA ATTCTGAACTAGCTCTGATGTACAATGATGAATCTGTCTTGGAAAACCACCATCTTGCTGTGGGTTTCAAACTGCTGCAAGAAGAACACTGTGATATCTTCCAGAACCTTTCAAAGAAACAGCGTCAGACTCTCAGGAAAATGGTGATAGACATG GTGTTGGCAACAGATATGTCCAAACATATGAGCCTTTTGGCAGATCTAAAGACTATGGTGGAAACTAAGAAAGTGACAAGTTCAGGGGTTCTCCTTTTGGATAACTATACAGATCGTATACAG GTTCTCCGAAATATGGTACATTGTGCAGATTTGAGTAATCCCACAAAATCACTGGAATTGTATCGGCAGTGGACAGACAGAATCATGGAGGAATTTTTCCAGCAGGGAGACAAAGAACgagagagaggaatggaaatTAGTCCAATGTGTGACAAACACACAGCCTCCGTGGAGAAATCACAG GTTGGATTCATTGATTACATCGTCCATCCACTTTGGGAGACCTGGGCAGACCTAGTGCAGCCTGACGCACAAGACATCCTGGATACTTTAGAAGACAATAGGAACTGGTACCAGAGTATGATACCTCaaagtccctcccctccccttgatGAACAGAATAGAGACTGTCAGGGTCTAATGGAGAAGTTCCAATTTGAACTGACTCTTGAAGAAGAGGATTCAGATGGACCTGAAAAGGAGAGTGAGAGTATCAGCTATTTTAGCAATACAAAGACACTCTGTGTGATTGACCCGGGCAAAAGGGAATCACAAGAAGAGGCTAATATAGAAATTGTGACAGAAGATATGTCACCTGTTGATACATAA